The Brevibacillus humidisoli DNA segment GATCGCCGAAATCGGCTGCGTCACAAACGAACTGTAGTCCCCGTCGGTAATCAGCAGTTGACGACGGAATGTCTCCTCCATCATTTTCCCCAATACCAGACCCAGGATGAGCGAGGCAGGAGAAAACTCGTATTTCTTCATGAAGTAACCGACCACACCAAACAGCAGCATGATCCAAACCTCAAACATGTTGTTGGAGACCGCGTACGATCCGATGATCGACAAGCCAATTATAAATGTACCTAAAATAGAATAGGGCAAGTTCAGCAGCAAACCAAACCCTCGCACGCCAGCACGTCCGCCAACAAAGGTGATCAAGCCGGCAAACAGCATGGCGAAGAAAATGCAGTACAACAACAGCGGCTGCTCCGACATCAGCTGCGGGCCAGGCTGAAGTCCCTGAAGGGTGAGCGCGGCCAAAATAACGGCAGTCGTCGGGCTGCCCGGAATCCCCAAGACGAGCGTAGGAATCATCGCCCCGCCAGCGGCTGCGTTGTTTGCTGCCTCTGGTGCGATTACGCCTTCCTCAACACCTTGGCCAAACTTGTCCTTATTCTTGCTGGAACGCATCGCTTCTCCGTAACTGACAATCGAAGCGATGGAGCCACCGGTACCCGGCAAAATCCCGATTAAGGTACCAATAACAGCCGACTTCAAGGCCACCCATTTGTGGACCATCAAGTCTTTCAGTTTATACCCGGCCAGTTTAATCTTCTCACTGGTCGTGAAGTTTTGTGCTTCCGATCTTTCTACTACCTGGTTTAACACTTCTCCTAGCGCAAACGCACCAATCATGATTGGAATGAATTCGATCCCATTCATCAATTCAATGTGTCCGAAGGTAAACCGCTCAGAACCGGCGATCGGGTCAATCCCAATCATCGCGATGGTGATCCCGATCAATCCAGATATGATCGCCTTGACCACATTTTTCGTTCCCACCGCAGAAATGACCGTAATCCCCAAGAACGTAAGCGCGAAATACTCAGCACTTTGGATCTTGAGTGCTACTTCAGACAATGGTGGAGACAAGAACAGCATCACGAGGACAGCGAAGATTCCGCCAAACGCCGAGGCACTGATGGCCAATCCCAACGCTCGTCCTGCTTTCCCCTGCTTGGCCATCGGGTATCCATCAAACGTTGTCGCAACCGATTCTGGAGTACCAGGCGTATTAAACAAGATGGCCGTAATCGATCCACCGTACGCCGATCCCGCATAGATCGAGACAAGCAAGATGATAGACGGTATGATGCCCATATAGTAGGTAAACGGCAGCATGAGCACAATCGCCATGGAAGAACTGATCCCCGGCAGTGACCCGAAGACAACTCCCATCAGCATACCGATGAAGACGAGCAGCAGGTTGAACGGGGACAAGGTGGTCAGCAGGCCATCAAATAACAGATTGAAGTCCATGATCATCCTCCCCTTCTCAGTAGATGTAGTAGCTGAGCTGTTTCAAAATCTCGATTCCTCTGGGCAGCGGCACGCTTAGCAGATTCCCGAACAAAAGCGAAAAGCCAAACGAACCGACAATCGACAGAATCACCACCTTGCCTGGTTTCTTCTCGCCCAACAGAAACAGAAGAGCAAACAGCAGGAGGATGGTGGCCAAAATAAAGCCTAACGTATCTACGATCAACACATAGATGGAGATGGTAAGCAAGAGACCGATAAACTCTTTGCTCAATTCGTGAGGTTTACCGCCTCCCGACACCTCAGCCTTTGCTTTACGCTTGCGGATCGTCTGAAACAGGGAAACCAGCGTAAGTACAATCGCGATGATCAGGATGGCCTGAGGAAAGCCGGCTGGTCCGATCGGATCGGACACCCTTGTGGTGTCAATAACGAGCGACTCTTTAAAAAAGGCGCCCAGACAGATGAGCAGCAGCACGTGGAACAAAATTTCACCCATGATGTCACCTCCAAAGCAGGCGACATCTCTGCCGCCTGCACCAGTTTGTTTCCGCTTCTCTCTTTGTTCCCAACGCTAGCGAGACGCTTATTTTTTCAACCCGATCTGTTTAGCGATCTTGTCAAAGACCTGGTACTGCACATCCCATTCTGCCTTAAATGCTTCCGGTGTGAGGAACCCTTCTCGAATATCGACCAGGTTCTGCTCAGCGAACTTTTTGTACTCCTCGGAGTCGTATGCTGCTTTCATTTTCTCGATCAGGTACTTTTTCGCAGCTTCCGGCGTTCCCTTTTTCACGACAAATCCACGCCAGGAACCGATGGTCACGTCATACCCTTTTTCCACCGTAGTCGGTGTATCTTTCAACTCTTCGATTCGTGTGATGCGTTCGTCATTCAGCACGACAATTGGTTTTACTTTGCCGTCTTTGATGTAGCTGACCGCAGATACCAGTTTGTCCAGATAGACGTCTACTTCTCCGCCAAGTACAGCTGCCTTTACCTCTGAACCAGACTTGTAGGGCACGAACTTGATTTTGATCCCTGTTGCATCAGCCAGGGTATTCAGTGTCAAGTCATCTAATCCCCCCGGACTAACCCCGGCAAAGGAGATTTCGCGTTCTTTCCCTTGTTTGATCAGATCGTCAAAATCTTTGATGCTGCTGTTAGCCGGTACGGACAGGACGTAGATGTCACTTTGGATACGAACAAGCGGTTCAAAATCTTCCATTAGCTTGACGTCTTTTCCTTTGCCCAATACATCCGCGATGACATGGGACGGAGTGATTTCCAGAATGGTGTAGCCATCATTTTTCTGGCCGTGCGCGTATACCATTCCGACCAGTCCGCCGCTGCCATCTTTGTTGACCGGTTGAACCGGTTGAGAAGTCTCTTTGCTCATGATTTCTGCAAACTTGCGGGCAAATGTATCACTTGCACTCCCCTCACCAAACGGAACAACCATCTCAATCGGTTGTTTCGGATAGTCGCTTTGTCCCTCTCCACCGGGAGCGGCAGCGGTATCACCAGTGCCACCGCCGCAGCCAACCAGTCCCAGAGAAAGTGTGAGCGTCAGACAGATGGATAACAAGCTTTTTTTCATTGAGAAAACCCTCCTTATGTTGTATCTGCATGCAGTGAAAGCGAGGCGGCTCAGTAGAATTACCCGATAAGCATAGAGTGCAAACGATGAAAACGACTGAAACCGCTTACGAATTCACGCTTACTTTCCCTCTCTCTACATGGCAAGAGCGACGGTAAAAGCGGCCCTCTTGCCAGAGGTGCACGCTACTGCCTTCGTCACGCCTTATTGCCTGTAAAAACGCACCTTCACAATACTGCTTGCCCGACGAGTGACGATGTTGGGACATAGGCGTAGCCGTCCATCAATCTCCGTGCGGTACGCCCAAGAGCGGCTCGTGCTACGTACCATTCTTCCCCATTCTGCTCTACGTGTGCCTCCACGTACAGCGTTCCACTGGGATGTCCGATCCTGAGACCCACTCCGCGGCTGGCAACCAGACGATGAGGAAGTGTACCAGGAATTTTGGCGGCTGTACCCAGTGCGATAGAACCGCTTACAGCAAACGCTCTATGCAAGGTCCCCATAGAAATGTAGCGTCCCAGAATATCTGCCTGATCGGCGGTGACGGTTTGTCCGTTCTCGGTCACATACTCTCGGACCGGCGCGATGACAGCAATCTTGGGAAGAGCATGAGTGGTAGGGGTTACATTTCGTTCGTCGCTGATCACTCCGATTCGCACTCCTGCTTTCACGCGAATCCTCTCCAACGTCCCCAGCAGCTCAGCATTTCCGTCAACCTCACCGGACAGTTCCGTCCCGATGATGCCGAGATCCTCGGCTTGGACGAACACCAGAACATTGGCGGCATCGACGATCGTAACCAGAAACTTTCTGCCATCGTCCAACTTGATCGCATCGATCGGATTTCCTGTTGGCAGCGTTCTTCCCGTAAAGGTTCCTCCCGAGTCAAGGAAGTTGACCATGATGCGCGAACCTGTACCGGAGACACCAGCGATAGAAAAATCACCCTCGTACTGAATCTGTCCGTCCTGTACCGGTATTTCCACCTCGATGATCTTGTTGGTGTTGGTATTGAAGATCCGTACGCATGTGACCGGTTCTTGCAGCTCTACATATCCTTCTTCTGCCGCGTATAACCCGACAGCCGAAGCCATGTTGCCGCATGTGACCCGGTAGTCGATCACTTGTTTTTCCAAGCTGACTTGTCCAAAGGTGTAATTGATGTGTGCCTCCGGGTGAGCAGTCGGCCCCACGAGTGCCAGTTTACTGGTGAGCGGCGTTCCTCCGCCGACCCCGTCGATTTGATTGTTTCCTGGGCTGCCGTAGATTTTCAGGATCACCTGATCACGTACAGCAGGATCTTTCGGCAGGTCAACTGTTCGCAGGATTAAACCTTTGCTTGTTCCACCGCGCATCAGGGTACTGGGAACCCGGTAGATCTGTCCGTGGATGTACATCTTCTGGTCCCACCCCAATTTTTACTAGTAATGAATTTTTCAAATAATATTTAATTCTCTCTAATCGTTATTGTAGCGAACATTTAGGAATAAAAAAAATACTTATTTTTTATTTGATTCCATAATTAATTTTTATTGTATCTCTTTTGCATTCTTTTCGTCCCGAATTCGTCCCGAACTTATATGATCCTCTTCTTGTATCATGGTTCCTATTCGTTTTTTGCTCCACCCTCCGCAGCATTACGTGACAGCGTGTCGAATTTTGTAGTACAATTTGATATAAAGATTATATAAATTGTTTCACTCAAACGATAATATTTTTTTATGAAATGGAGTTGGTACTCGATGGACGATCGTGATTGGTCCATTTTGAGCACCCTGTACGAGGAAAAAAACATTACCAAAACGGCAGACAAACTTTCCATCTCTCAGCCCGCTTTAACATACAGACTTCAACAATTGGAACAAGAAGTCGGGGTGAAAATTGTCCACCGTGGCCGCCGTGGAGTATCCTTTACACCACAAGGCGAACATTTGGTAAAATACGCCCGTGAGATGCTGCTGCAACTGCGCAAGACTAAGGAGTATCTGCAGAACATGGATAACAAGGTACAAGGAACACTCCGTCTGGGCGTATCCAGTATATTTGCCCGCTATAAGCTGCCAGCGATCCTGAAGAATTTTCACAACGAGTATCCTGATGTAGAATTTAATGTAACGACTGGCTGGAGCGAGGAAGTGGTCAACGCGGTTTACCAAGAGAAAGTGCATATCGGGATCATTCGGGGAGACTACAACTGGCCTTATAAACGAAAATTGGTGATGGAAGAACACATCTATATTGTTTCCAAGCAGCCGATCGACATCGAAGAGCTGCCTAATATGTCCCGGATTTACTATAATACGGACACCTCGCTGAAAAAAATGATTGATAACTGGTGGCACGAACGATACTCCCATCCTCCTCTGATCACGATGGAAGTAGACAAAATGGAAACCTGCAAGGAAATGGTGCTGAATGGACTGGGCTATGCGATTTTGCCCAGCATCGTACTGGATGAGGATGAAAACCTGTTTACAACACGGTGCACCACACGGGACAACGTGCCGGTCACACGCCGGACCTGGATGATTTTTCGCAATGAATCACTGGATATCTCGGTTATTCGGGCGTTTGTCAACTTTTTGGACGGTTGGAAATAAGAACGGACACCTCCCCGAAAGGGGGTAGGTGTCCGTTTGCTGTACCAAACATCCTTGAAGTATCTCTGCTGGCTGGTTCCCAGTCTTTTAGAAAAGCAGAAAGGGGATGCCCATCTATTGGAGACATCCCCTCTTGCAGTCAGTGCTATCATTATCGATCTCCGGTATTACGACACTTGCTCCTGATCTCTCTTGTATTCTTTCACCCAGTAGTCAGCATTTTTGATCCCAAGTTTCTCGGAGTCGAATACAGGATCCAATCCTTGTCTTTTCTGCTCCTCGTAGTCCTTCAGTGCTTTCATAGCAGGCTTGTAGAGAATCACGATCGCGATCAGGTTGAGCCATACCATCAGCCCCAACCCGACATCACCCAGTGACCACGCCACTTTCGCCGTTTTCACGCATCCGTACATCACGGCAGCCAACAGTACGATCTTCAATCCAAACATCGGCCATTTGCTGTTTCTGCCTCGCGTCAGATAAGCGATGTTGGTCTCCGCAATATAGTAGTAAGCCATAATCGTAGTAAAGGCAAAGAAGAACAGTGAGATCGCCACAAACCCTGCGCCGAAACCTGGCAGCACAGATTCAACCGCCGCTTGCGTATAAGCAGGCCCCGCCTCGACATCACCTAAATTATTAACGATAAAGTTCCCATCTGGTCCCTGTACATTATACATACCGGTAAACAAAATCATAAATGCTGTTGCAGAACATACCAGCAATGTATCAATATACACGGAGAATGCCTGAACCAGCCCCTGTTTCGCTGGGTGAGACACTTCCGCAGCAGCCGCCGGGTGAGGACCCGTACCTTGACCTGCCTCGTTGGAGTAAATCCCCCGCTTGACACCCCAAGAAATCGCCATCCCAATGATGCCGCCAAACATCGAATCGGCTGCAAACGCACTCTTGAAGATCAGTGCGAACACGCCTGGCAGTTGTTCGATGTTCATCAGTACAATGATCAGAGCAACAAGAACGTAGCCAATCGCCATGAAAGGTACAACCAACTGGGCGACACGGGCAATCCGCTTCACGCCACCGAAGATAATCAGGGCCAACAGGACGACAATGCCAATACCCGTGATGGTCGGATTAATCCCAAAAGCGTTCTCCAAACCAGACGCGATTGAATTGGACTGTACGCCTGGCATCAAGATGCTCATCGCAACAACTGCAGCGATTGCGAACAGCACCCCGTACCATTTCCAGCCGATACCCTTTTCGATGTAATAAGCAGGTCCGCCGCGGTACTGACCATCCTGTTTTACTTTGTAAATCTGAGCCAGTGTGGACTCGACAAAAGCACTGCCGGCCCCGATGAAGGCGATCGCCCACATCCAAAAAACGGCCCCCGGTCCGCCAAATGCAATCGCCGTCGCTGTTCCCGCAATGTTACCTGTTCCGACACGGCCTGAAAGAGCGATTGATAATGCCTGAAAAGATGATACTCCGGCCTCGGAACTTTTCCCCTTAAACATCAGAGTAACCATGTCTTTGATATGCCTAACCTGCAAGAAACGAGTCATGATGGAAAATAAGAGCCCTACGCCAAGACAAAAGACAATCATTGGTGTACTCCACAAAATGTCGTTCAAGGTTCCGACAAACTGTTCCAAAAACGCCCCCCCCTAATGTTTTTTGAATATTGCCTGCGTTTTGAATTATAGAACATGTTTTATCGTTAAACAACCTGTCAGAATTAAAAATTTTTCTCCTCTTTTGGATGGATCGTCCTAAAAATTAAATTAAAGGTAATATATGTATATTGCAACTACTTTTCCGCAGCATATGCCCGCAAGCATTCCAGAAAGGCCTGTCCATATTTTTCAAACTTGGACTCCCCAACTCCTTTGACTGTAAGAAAAGTCTCTCGATCCGTCGGACACAATCGGCTCATCTCTTTTAGCGTGCTGTCGTGAAAAACGACATACGGCGGTACCCCCTCCGTCTGCGAGATCTCCTTTCGCAGCTGCCTGAGCCGTTCAAAGAGAGCATCATCGGCTTCTTGCACAGTCGGGCGAACAGGGACTTTTTGTTGGACGCTCTCCTGTCCTTTCAGCACAGGGAGAGCTCGTTCTGATAAGGTGACGACCGGGTATTGGCCGCCTGTCATTGCCATGTACCCCTCTGCTATCAACAGATGGATCAGATCGGCAATCTCTTTCTCTGTGTACTGGCTCATCGTTCCGTAGGTCGGCAGTTGGTCAAACCGAAACTGGGCCACTTTTTTGTTTTTAGAGCCCTTCAATACCTGAGCAATCAGCTGGACGCCAAAGCGTTCCCTCATCCGTTTCACACAGGAAAAGATTTTTTGCGCCTCCACTGTGATGTCTGTCCATTCTGCCACGTTTGTGCAGTTGCTG contains these protein-coding regions:
- a CDS encoding Bug family tripartite tricarboxylate transporter substrate binding protein; this encodes MKKSLLSICLTLTLSLGLVGCGGGTGDTAAAPGGEGQSDYPKQPIEMVVPFGEGSASDTFARKFAEIMSKETSQPVQPVNKDGSGGLVGMVYAHGQKNDGYTILEITPSHVIADVLGKGKDVKLMEDFEPLVRIQSDIYVLSVPANSSIKDFDDLIKQGKEREISFAGVSPGGLDDLTLNTLADATGIKIKFVPYKSGSEVKAAVLGGEVDVYLDKLVSAVSYIKDGKVKPIVVLNDERITRIEELKDTPTTVEKGYDVTIGSWRGFVVKKGTPEAAKKYLIEKMKAAYDSEEYKKFAEQNLVDIREGFLTPEAFKAEWDVQYQVFDKIAKQIGLKK
- a CDS encoding alanine/glycine:cation symporter family protein, which gives rise to MEQFVGTLNDILWSTPMIVFCLGVGLLFSIMTRFLQVRHIKDMVTLMFKGKSSEAGVSSFQALSIALSGRVGTGNIAGTATAIAFGGPGAVFWMWAIAFIGAGSAFVESTLAQIYKVKQDGQYRGGPAYYIEKGIGWKWYGVLFAIAAVVAMSILMPGVQSNSIASGLENAFGINPTITGIGIVVLLALIIFGGVKRIARVAQLVVPFMAIGYVLVALIIVLMNIEQLPGVFALIFKSAFAADSMFGGIIGMAISWGVKRGIYSNEAGQGTGPHPAAAAEVSHPAKQGLVQAFSVYIDTLLVCSATAFMILFTGMYNVQGPDGNFIVNNLGDVEAGPAYTQAAVESVLPGFGAGFVAISLFFFAFTTIMAYYYIAETNIAYLTRGRNSKWPMFGLKIVLLAAVMYGCVKTAKVAWSLGDVGLGLMVWLNLIAIVILYKPAMKALKDYEEQKRQGLDPVFDSEKLGIKNADYWVKEYKRDQEQVS
- a CDS encoding tripartite tricarboxylate transporter TctB family protein, whose product is MGEILFHVLLLICLGAFFKESLVIDTTRVSDPIGPAGFPQAILIIAIVLTLVSLFQTIRKRKAKAEVSGGGKPHELSKEFIGLLLTISIYVLIVDTLGFILATILLLFALLFLLGEKKPGKVVILSIVGSFGFSLLFGNLLSVPLPRGIEILKQLSYYIY
- a CDS encoding 2-methylaconitate cis-trans isomerase PrpF family protein, giving the protein MYIHGQIYRVPSTLMRGGTSKGLILRTVDLPKDPAVRDQVILKIYGSPGNNQIDGVGGGTPLTSKLALVGPTAHPEAHINYTFGQVSLEKQVIDYRVTCGNMASAVGLYAAEEGYVELQEPVTCVRIFNTNTNKIIEVEIPVQDGQIQYEGDFSIAGVSGTGSRIMVNFLDSGGTFTGRTLPTGNPIDAIKLDDGRKFLVTIVDAANVLVFVQAEDLGIIGTELSGEVDGNAELLGTLERIRVKAGVRIGVISDERNVTPTTHALPKIAVIAPVREYVTENGQTVTADQADILGRYISMGTLHRAFAVSGSIALGTAAKIPGTLPHRLVASRGVGLRIGHPSGTLYVEAHVEQNGEEWYVARAALGRTARRLMDGYAYVPTSSLVGQAVL
- a CDS encoding LysR family transcriptional regulator; the protein is MDDRDWSILSTLYEEKNITKTADKLSISQPALTYRLQQLEQEVGVKIVHRGRRGVSFTPQGEHLVKYAREMLLQLRKTKEYLQNMDNKVQGTLRLGVSSIFARYKLPAILKNFHNEYPDVEFNVTTGWSEEVVNAVYQEKVHIGIIRGDYNWPYKRKLVMEEHIYIVSKQPIDIEELPNMSRIYYNTDTSLKKMIDNWWHERYSHPPLITMEVDKMETCKEMVLNGLGYAILPSIVLDEDENLFTTRCTTRDNVPVTRRTWMIFRNESLDISVIRAFVNFLDGWK
- a CDS encoding tripartite tricarboxylate transporter permease; translated protein: MDFNLLFDGLLTTLSPFNLLLVFIGMLMGVVFGSLPGISSSMAIVLMLPFTYYMGIIPSIILLVSIYAGSAYGGSITAILFNTPGTPESVATTFDGYPMAKQGKAGRALGLAISASAFGGIFAVLVMLFLSPPLSEVALKIQSAEYFALTFLGITVISAVGTKNVVKAIISGLIGITIAMIGIDPIAGSERFTFGHIELMNGIEFIPIMIGAFALGEVLNQVVERSEAQNFTTSEKIKLAGYKLKDLMVHKWVALKSAVIGTLIGILPGTGGSIASIVSYGEAMRSSKNKDKFGQGVEEGVIAPEAANNAAAGGAMIPTLVLGIPGSPTTAVILAALTLQGLQPGPQLMSEQPLLLYCIFFAMLFAGLITFVGGRAGVRGFGLLLNLPYSILGTFIIGLSIIGSYAVSNNMFEVWIMLLFGVVGYFMKKYEFSPASLILGLVLGKMMEETFRRQLLITDGDYSSFVTQPISAIILLLAVVSLFYPVLSKYLTLGPKKRDS